From Pseudoalteromonas viridis, the proteins below share one genomic window:
- a CDS encoding late competence development ComFB family protein, with protein sequence MKLHDDLHNYYEKIVLENIEERGLDHKYDEDVMADLCCTALNRLPARYIRYDVDMEFYLPTDERAEMEGRVKEAVDYALAQIAKKKQFQP encoded by the coding sequence ATGAAACTTCATGATGATCTGCACAATTATTACGAAAAGATTGTGCTCGAAAATATTGAGGAACGCGGCCTGGACCACAAGTATGATGAAGATGTCATGGCTGATCTGTGCTGTACCGCATTAAACCGTTTGCCTGCGCGCTACATCCGCTACGACGTAGACATGGAGTTTTATCTGCCAACCGACGAAAGAGCCGAAATGGAAGGTCGGGTAAAAGAAGCCGTTGACTATGCGTTGGCACAAATTGCTAAAAAGAAACAGTTTCAACCATGA
- a CDS encoding YbaM family protein: protein MTKNTLDQAPEHIKLAVDLIMLLEQNEVPAEQVLAALEIVQADFAKKLDTEIS, encoded by the coding sequence ATGACAAAAAATACCTTAGATCAGGCACCCGAACACATTAAGTTGGCTGTCGACCTAATCATGTTACTTGAACAAAATGAAGTGCCAGCAGAGCAAGTGCTGGCCGCACTGGAAATAGTTCAGGCTGATTTTGCTAAAAAGTTAGATACAGAAATCAGTTAA
- a CDS encoding NPP1 family protein — MTTISPRALTLCLTAVGLFHGSTLANDFAALDEAVPAGYVINATEPVFDFDGDGCLPSAGISRTGQQNAGLKTSGSLGGSCRDSQFLNTSNTVHRYACAETDLGRFCGHFYAMYFKKDQVFPYFGGGHRHDWEYAAVWTKDGVVTHGSYSAHGDLYTKPASELPFENGHLKIVYHKDGILTHAFRFAKSNEVAENGYNRFVTPAIISWYEMSGDGIDNQGLRDKLNQYDYGSATLPVKDSRFLTNLNRFKPSGYPTFTSADVLAAQ, encoded by the coding sequence ATGACAACAATCAGTCCTCGTGCACTCACCCTTTGCCTGACGGCTGTCGGTCTGTTTCATGGCAGCACTCTGGCAAATGATTTTGCCGCACTCGATGAAGCTGTACCTGCAGGGTATGTGATCAACGCCACCGAGCCGGTGTTCGATTTTGACGGTGACGGCTGTCTGCCCAGCGCAGGGATCAGCCGCACCGGCCAGCAAAATGCAGGTCTTAAAACCTCGGGCAGTCTTGGCGGTAGTTGCCGTGACAGCCAGTTTTTGAATACCTCTAATACCGTTCACCGCTACGCCTGCGCAGAAACAGATCTGGGGCGTTTTTGTGGCCATTTTTATGCAATGTACTTTAAAAAAGACCAGGTGTTTCCCTACTTCGGTGGCGGTCACCGTCATGACTGGGAATATGCTGCGGTCTGGACCAAAGATGGCGTAGTCACCCATGGCAGTTATAGCGCTCATGGCGATCTATACACAAAACCCGCGAGCGAGCTGCCTTTTGAAAATGGTCATCTGAAAATTGTCTATCACAAAGACGGGATCCTCACCCATGCGTTTCGCTTCGCCAAGTCGAACGAAGTGGCAGAGAATGGATACAACCGCTTTGTAACGCCAGCGATCATCAGCTGGTACGAAATGTCCGGAGATGGCATAGACAATCAGGGATTGCGCGATAAGTTAAACCAGTATGATTACGGCTCTGCAACCCTACCGGTCAAAGACAGCCGCTTTTTGACTAACCTGAATCGTTTCAAACCTTCTGGTTATCCCACTTTTACAAGCGCTGATGTCCTCGCGGCCCAGTAG